A genomic stretch from Setaria italica strain Yugu1 chromosome VII, Setaria_italica_v2.0, whole genome shotgun sequence includes:
- the LOC101783715 gene encoding probable serine/threonine-protein kinase WNK9 — protein MDPVEAEEAQTEPPDEEEEEGFAERDPTGRFIRYDEIVGSGTVKIVYRAFDKLEGVEVAWSQSRINDSVMGCSQKMEQLNTEIQLLRTLRHKNIVKLFASWIDEEKGIVNIITEYFTSGSLRQYRTKHKKLDMKAMRRWAIQILTALEYLHSQNPAIIHRDLKCDNIFINGNYGKVKIGDFGLATFMQQQKTRSVKGTLEFMAPELYTGNYNELVDVYAFGMCMLELVTCEYPYSECQGMGHIFKNVSQGKKPAALYKVKDSEVRSFIENCLAPAAERLSASELLRSSFLQNDSSLSSPPFSVSMVEIENVTRDGDQFDSFVFRKGEFLLNGNMEVTNPVHLWLRFPDPCGGSKAVQFPLDVAKDTGLSIAMEMAEQVELPQGGIEIITELIGAFMLILIRHWRSRVRTP, from the exons ATGGATCCTgtagaggcggaggaggcgcagACGGAGCCcccggacgaggaggaggaagaaggattcGCTGAGAGAGATCCTACCGGGCGCTTCATCCGT TACGATGAGATCGTGGGATCGGGGACCGTCAAAATTGT CTACAGAGCTTTCGACAAGTTGGAGGGTGTTGAGGTTGCATGGAGCCAATCACGAATTAATGATTCTGTCATGGGTTGCTCGCAAAAGATGGAGCAACTGAACACGGAGATCCAACTGTTGAGGACACTAAGGCACAAAAACATTGTGAAGTTGTTTGCCTCTTGGATTGACGAGGAGAAGGGGATTGTTAACATTATTACTGAATACTTCACATCTGGCAGCTTGAGACA GTATCGCACAAAACATAAGAAATTGGACATGAAGGCTATGAGACGATGGGCAATACAGATACTAACAGCGCTAGAATATTTACACAGCCAGAATCCGGCCATCATACATAGAGACTTAAAGTGTGATAATATATTCATAAATGGAAATTATGGGAAAGTGAAGATTGGTGATTTTGGTTTGGCAACATtcatgcaacaacaaaaaacaaGAAGTGTAAAAG GCACATTAGAATTTATGGCACCAGAGCTCTACACTGGGAATTACAATGAGCTCGTGGATGTGTATGCTTTTGGGATGTGCATGCTTGAACTGGTTACTTGTGAATATCCTTATAGTGAATGTCAAGGCATGGGTCATATATTCAAGAACGTTTCTCAA GGTAAGAAACCAGCTGCTCTCTACAAGGTTAAAGATTCAGAAGTAAGATCCTTCATTGAGAACTGTTTAGCTCCAGCAGCTGAAAGACTTTCTGCAAGTGagctcttgaggagttctttCCTCCAGAATGATAGTTCGCTCTCATCACCTCCATTTTCAGTCTCCATGGTTGAGATTGAGAATGTCACTAGAGATGGTGATCAGTTTGACAGTTTTGTGTTTCGGAAGGGAGAATTTCTGCTGAATGGAAACATGGAAGTTACCAACCCTGTCCATCTGTGGCTAAGGTTTCCCGATCCATGCG GTGGTTCCAAAGCTGTCCAGTTCCCTTTGGACGTGGCTAAGGATACTGGACTTTCTATTGCCATGGAAATGGCTGAGCAGGTTGAACTGCCACAAGGGGGCATAGAGATCATAACGGAGTTGATTGGTGCATTCATGCTCATCCTGATTC